In Spinacia oleracea cultivar Varoflay chromosome 5, BTI_SOV_V1, whole genome shotgun sequence, a single window of DNA contains:
- the LOC130461778 gene encoding uncharacterized protein, giving the protein MGKAVQWPPKSSKPDSKKDPSKWCDFHADIGHTTNECVALRREVAYLLKNKYLKEVMYDKPRGIVNKDNSDSPSRPPPSPTYTKTVNFIAGGSNICGLTYLQQKGDVTHKHHDGLVISIPVGNCMIRRVLVKNGSSTNVMMLDALKEMGLNPDTDVVKKSIVLIGFSGEAKTTFGEVTFPILYPGSQPTGKGSTT; this is encoded by the exons atggggaaagcagtgcagTGGCCGCCGAAGTCCAGCAAGCCTGACTCAAAGAAAGATCCCTCGAAGTGGTGCgatttccatgccgacatcggtcaTACCACCAATGAGTGCGTAGCATTGAGGAGAGAAGTTGCCTACCTACTAAAGAACAAATATCTCAAAGAAGTCATGTATGACAAACCTCGAGGCATCGTCAACAAAGACAACTCCGATTCTCCTTCTCGACCTCCTCCATCTCCCACTTATACTAAAACTGtaaattttattgctggaggcTCTAACATTTGTGGTTTGACTTATTTGCAGCAAAAAG GTGATGTCACTCACAAACATCATGACGGTCTGGTAATATCTATTCCCGTTGGGAATTGTATGATCAGACGGGTCCTTGTCAAAAACGGTAGCTCCACCAACGTTATGATGCTCGATGCCCTCAAGGAGATGGGGTTGAACCCAGACACTGACGTCGTCAAGAAATCTATTGTTCTGATAGGATTCAGTGGCGAAGCAAAAACTACTTTCGGAGAAGTCACGTTTCCAATTCTATACCCAGGGAgtcaaccaacag GCAAaggatccacgacatga